From a region of the Arachis ipaensis cultivar K30076 chromosome B09, Araip1.1, whole genome shotgun sequence genome:
- the LOC107618914 gene encoding OTU domain-containing protein DDB_G0284757 isoform X4 yields MTAYDMDPDVVRWGLHNLLDVCTLSNNGSPSIITRYDPDLSSSSVEYVREGFCQPSYVENDEAVARAYQEELSQLESLEASGMSKFGNDQARAAVLAQDWHSYSDGSRNFGGNETCQNSNSEPYNIPEAENYDPSERENGTHDIDVYGSSSGSGEIPVISDDMWHTLEIMDESSLDGEVGKRLNQMVPIPHIPKTNEKIPSYDEEVSDHQRLLDRLQLYEVVERKVEGDGNCQFRSLSDQLYRSPEYHKHVREQIVQQLKSYPELYGGYVPMEYSDYLKKMSNLMRGCIRNGEWGDHVTLQAAADWYGVKIFVITSFKDTCYIEILPQTQKSGRVIFLSFWAEVHYNPIYPEGD; encoded by the exons ATGACAGCATATGACATGGATCCTGATGTTGTTCGCTGGGGCCTTCATAATCTCTTAGATGTTTGCACACTTTCCAATAATGGTTCTCCTAGTATCATAACTAGATATGATCCGGATTTAAGTAGCAGCAGCGTAGAATATGTTAGAGAAGGCTTCTGTCAGCCTTCGTACGTGGAGAATGATGAAGCTGTTGCTCGTGCTTACCAGGAAGAATTATCACAACTTGAATCCTTGGAAGCTTCTGGGATGTCGAAATTCGGGAATGATCAAGCGCGGGCAGCCGTACTTGCACAGGATTGGCATTCTTACTCAGATGGAAGCAGAAATTTTGGTG GCAATGAAACTTGCCAGAACTCTAACAGTGAGCCATACAACATTCCAGAAGCAGAGAATTATGATCCAAGTGAAAGGGAAAATGGTACGCATGACATTGATGTTTATGGTTCCTCTTCTGGGTCAGGAGAGATTCCAGTTATTAGTGATGATATGTGGCATACGTTGGAAATAATGGATGAGTCTTCTCTTGACGGTGAAGTAGGAAAAAGATTAAACCAGATGGTCCCAATCCCT CATATTCCTAAAACCAATGAAAAAATTCCATCATATGATGAAGAAGTATCAGATCACCAAAGGCTACTAGACAG ACTGCAGTTGTATGAAGTGGTTGAGCGTAAGGTTGAAGGAGATGGTAACTGCCAG TTTCGTTCTTTGTCAGATCAACTCTATCGCTCACCAGAGTACCACAAACATGTGCGGGAGCAAATTGTTCAACAG CTCAAGTCTTATCCAGAACTATATGGGGGCTATGTTCCAATGGAGTATAGTGATTATTTAAAGAAAATGAGCAA CTTGATGCGTGGCTGTATTAGGAATGGTGAATGGGGTGATCATGTCACATTGCAGGCTGCTGCCGATTGG TATGGTGTCAAAATTTTTGTGATTACATCATTTAAGGATACGTGTTACATCGAGATTCTTCCACAGACACAGAAGTCTGGAAGAG TGATCTTTCTGAGCTTTTGGGCGGAGGTGCATTACAACCCAATTTATCCCGAAGGAG ATTAG
- the LOC107618914 gene encoding uncharacterized protein LOC107618914 isoform X2, producing the protein MTAYDMDPDVVRWGLHNLLDVCTLSNNGSPSIITRYDPDLSSSSVEYVREGFCQPSYVENDEAVARAYQEELSQLESLEASGMSKFGNDQARAAVLAQDWHSYSDGSRNFGGNETCQNSNSEPYNIPEAENYDPSERENGTHDIDVYGSSSGSGEIPVISDDMWHTLEIMDESSLDGEVGKRLNQMVPIPHIPKTNEKIPSYDEEVSDHQRLLDRLQLYEVVERKVEGDGNCQFRSLSDQLYRSPEYHKHVREQIVQQLKSYPELYGGYVPMEYSDYLKKMSKNGEWGDHVTLQAAADWYGVKIFVITSFKDTCYIEILPQTQKSGRVIFLSFWAEVHYNPIYPEGELPAPYAKRKKRWWNFGG; encoded by the exons ATGACAGCATATGACATGGATCCTGATGTTGTTCGCTGGGGCCTTCATAATCTCTTAGATGTTTGCACACTTTCCAATAATGGTTCTCCTAGTATCATAACTAGATATGATCCGGATTTAAGTAGCAGCAGCGTAGAATATGTTAGAGAAGGCTTCTGTCAGCCTTCGTACGTGGAGAATGATGAAGCTGTTGCTCGTGCTTACCAGGAAGAATTATCACAACTTGAATCCTTGGAAGCTTCTGGGATGTCGAAATTCGGGAATGATCAAGCGCGGGCAGCCGTACTTGCACAGGATTGGCATTCTTACTCAGATGGAAGCAGAAATTTTGGTG GCAATGAAACTTGCCAGAACTCTAACAGTGAGCCATACAACATTCCAGAAGCAGAGAATTATGATCCAAGTGAAAGGGAAAATGGTACGCATGACATTGATGTTTATGGTTCCTCTTCTGGGTCAGGAGAGATTCCAGTTATTAGTGATGATATGTGGCATACGTTGGAAATAATGGATGAGTCTTCTCTTGACGGTGAAGTAGGAAAAAGATTAAACCAGATGGTCCCAATCCCT CATATTCCTAAAACCAATGAAAAAATTCCATCATATGATGAAGAAGTATCAGATCACCAAAGGCTACTAGACAG ACTGCAGTTGTATGAAGTGGTTGAGCGTAAGGTTGAAGGAGATGGTAACTGCCAG TTTCGTTCTTTGTCAGATCAACTCTATCGCTCACCAGAGTACCACAAACATGTGCGGGAGCAAATTGTTCAACAG CTCAAGTCTTATCCAGAACTATATGGGGGCTATGTTCCAATGGAGTATAGTGATTATTTAAAGAAAATGAGCAA GAATGGTGAATGGGGTGATCATGTCACATTGCAGGCTGCTGCCGATTGG TATGGTGTCAAAATTTTTGTGATTACATCATTTAAGGATACGTGTTACATCGAGATTCTTCCACAGACACAGAAGTCTGGAAGAG TGATCTTTCTGAGCTTTTGGGCGGAGGTGCATTACAACCCAATTTATCCCGAAGGAG AGTTGCCGGCACCCTAtgcaaagagaaagaagagatggTGGAATTTTGGTGGTTAG
- the LOC107618914 gene encoding uncharacterized protein LOC107618914 isoform X1, producing MTAYDMDPDVVRWGLHNLLDVCTLSNNGSPSIITRYDPDLSSSSVEYVREGFCQPSYVENDEAVARAYQEELSQLESLEASGMSKFGNDQARAAVLAQDWHSYSDGSRNFGGNETCQNSNSEPYNIPEAENYDPSERENGTHDIDVYGSSSGSGEIPVISDDMWHTLEIMDESSLDGEVGKRLNQMVPIPHIPKTNEKIPSYDEEVSDHQRLLDRLQLYEVVERKVEGDGNCQFRSLSDQLYRSPEYHKHVREQIVQQLKSYPELYGGYVPMEYSDYLKKMSNLMRGCIRNGEWGDHVTLQAAADWYGVKIFVITSFKDTCYIEILPQTQKSGRVIFLSFWAEVHYNPIYPEGELPAPYAKRKKRWWNFGG from the exons ATGACAGCATATGACATGGATCCTGATGTTGTTCGCTGGGGCCTTCATAATCTCTTAGATGTTTGCACACTTTCCAATAATGGTTCTCCTAGTATCATAACTAGATATGATCCGGATTTAAGTAGCAGCAGCGTAGAATATGTTAGAGAAGGCTTCTGTCAGCCTTCGTACGTGGAGAATGATGAAGCTGTTGCTCGTGCTTACCAGGAAGAATTATCACAACTTGAATCCTTGGAAGCTTCTGGGATGTCGAAATTCGGGAATGATCAAGCGCGGGCAGCCGTACTTGCACAGGATTGGCATTCTTACTCAGATGGAAGCAGAAATTTTGGTG GCAATGAAACTTGCCAGAACTCTAACAGTGAGCCATACAACATTCCAGAAGCAGAGAATTATGATCCAAGTGAAAGGGAAAATGGTACGCATGACATTGATGTTTATGGTTCCTCTTCTGGGTCAGGAGAGATTCCAGTTATTAGTGATGATATGTGGCATACGTTGGAAATAATGGATGAGTCTTCTCTTGACGGTGAAGTAGGAAAAAGATTAAACCAGATGGTCCCAATCCCT CATATTCCTAAAACCAATGAAAAAATTCCATCATATGATGAAGAAGTATCAGATCACCAAAGGCTACTAGACAG ACTGCAGTTGTATGAAGTGGTTGAGCGTAAGGTTGAAGGAGATGGTAACTGCCAG TTTCGTTCTTTGTCAGATCAACTCTATCGCTCACCAGAGTACCACAAACATGTGCGGGAGCAAATTGTTCAACAG CTCAAGTCTTATCCAGAACTATATGGGGGCTATGTTCCAATGGAGTATAGTGATTATTTAAAGAAAATGAGCAA CTTGATGCGTGGCTGTATTAGGAATGGTGAATGGGGTGATCATGTCACATTGCAGGCTGCTGCCGATTGG TATGGTGTCAAAATTTTTGTGATTACATCATTTAAGGATACGTGTTACATCGAGATTCTTCCACAGACACAGAAGTCTGGAAGAG TGATCTTTCTGAGCTTTTGGGCGGAGGTGCATTACAACCCAATTTATCCCGAAGGAG AGTTGCCGGCACCCTAtgcaaagagaaagaagagatggTGGAATTTTGGTGGTTAG
- the LOC107618914 gene encoding uncharacterized protein LOC107618914 isoform X3: protein MTAYDMDPDVVRWGLHNLLDVCTLSNNGSPSIITRYDPDLSSSSVEYVREGFCQPSYVENDEAVARAYQEELSQLESLEASGMSKFGNDQARAAVLAQDWHSYSDGSRNFGGNETCQNSNSEPYNIPEAENYDPSERENGTHDIDVYGSSSGSGEIPVISDDMWHTLEIMDESSLDGEVGKRLNQMVPIPHIPKTNEKIPSYDEEVSDHQRLLDRLQLYEVVERKVEGDGNCQFRSLSDQLYRSPEYHKHVREQIVQQLKSYPELYGGYVPMEYSDYLKKMSNLMRGCIRNGEWGDHVTLQAAADWYGVKIFVITSFKDTCYIEILPQTQKSGRVIFLSFWAEVHYNPIYPEGVTNFKQAI from the exons ATGACAGCATATGACATGGATCCTGATGTTGTTCGCTGGGGCCTTCATAATCTCTTAGATGTTTGCACACTTTCCAATAATGGTTCTCCTAGTATCATAACTAGATATGATCCGGATTTAAGTAGCAGCAGCGTAGAATATGTTAGAGAAGGCTTCTGTCAGCCTTCGTACGTGGAGAATGATGAAGCTGTTGCTCGTGCTTACCAGGAAGAATTATCACAACTTGAATCCTTGGAAGCTTCTGGGATGTCGAAATTCGGGAATGATCAAGCGCGGGCAGCCGTACTTGCACAGGATTGGCATTCTTACTCAGATGGAAGCAGAAATTTTGGTG GCAATGAAACTTGCCAGAACTCTAACAGTGAGCCATACAACATTCCAGAAGCAGAGAATTATGATCCAAGTGAAAGGGAAAATGGTACGCATGACATTGATGTTTATGGTTCCTCTTCTGGGTCAGGAGAGATTCCAGTTATTAGTGATGATATGTGGCATACGTTGGAAATAATGGATGAGTCTTCTCTTGACGGTGAAGTAGGAAAAAGATTAAACCAGATGGTCCCAATCCCT CATATTCCTAAAACCAATGAAAAAATTCCATCATATGATGAAGAAGTATCAGATCACCAAAGGCTACTAGACAG ACTGCAGTTGTATGAAGTGGTTGAGCGTAAGGTTGAAGGAGATGGTAACTGCCAG TTTCGTTCTTTGTCAGATCAACTCTATCGCTCACCAGAGTACCACAAACATGTGCGGGAGCAAATTGTTCAACAG CTCAAGTCTTATCCAGAACTATATGGGGGCTATGTTCCAATGGAGTATAGTGATTATTTAAAGAAAATGAGCAA CTTGATGCGTGGCTGTATTAGGAATGGTGAATGGGGTGATCATGTCACATTGCAGGCTGCTGCCGATTGG TATGGTGTCAAAATTTTTGTGATTACATCATTTAAGGATACGTGTTACATCGAGATTCTTCCACAGACACAGAAGTCTGGAAGAG TGATCTTTCTGAGCTTTTGGGCGGAGGTGCATTACAACCCAATTTATCCCGAAGGAG TTACAAATTTTAAGCAAGCAATTTAA